In Eubalaena glacialis isolate mEubGla1 chromosome 3, mEubGla1.1.hap2.+ XY, whole genome shotgun sequence, the following are encoded in one genomic region:
- the LOC133087994 gene encoding lymphotactin-like yields MRLLILAFLGICCLAAYTVEGVGSEVLEKTICVSLTTQRLPVKNIKTYTIKEGSMKAVIFITRRGLKVCADPQVEWVKKAVRTIDKSTRRNVSQTKPTGAQQSNNTAVTLTG; encoded by the exons ATGAGACTTCTCATTCTGGCCTTCCTCGGGATCTGCTGTCTCGCTGCATACACTGTGGAAG GTGTGGGGAGTGAAGTTCTAGAAAAGACCATCTGTGTGAGTCTGACAACCCAGCGACTGCCAGTTAAAAACATCAAGACCTACACCATCAAGGAGGGCTCCATGAAAGCAGTGAT ATTTATTACCAGACGTGGCCTTAAAGTCTGTGCTGATCCACAAGTTGAATGGGTGAAAAAAGCAGTCCGAACAATAGACAAGTCCACCAGGAGAAATGTGAGCCAGACCAAGCCTACAGGAGCCCAACAATCCAACAATACAGCTGTGACCCTGACTGGGTAG